Proteins encoded within one genomic window of Patescibacteria group bacterium:
- the heR gene encoding heliorhodopsin HeR codes for MEKQIRKFRVYNTLMGFLHFVQGVVIICLSTNFKLPVNTSFLQFNSFTQTLDSATKNLFHVNLGYGVALFFFISALFHFAIATFYYRTYAANLEKGMNKARWYEYSISAALMIVLIGMLSGIYDLSSLMMMFGLTAVMNLCGLVMEVYNQKKSDVDWTAFSVGSLAGLLPWVAIAIYFWGAGTVEGNAIPTFVYWIFVSIFIFFFSFALNMYLQYQKVGPWKNYLFGEGMYILLSLVAKSLLAWQIFAGTLRPM; via the coding sequence GTGGAAAAACAAATTCGTAAATTTCGGGTTTATAACACACTAATGGGGTTTTTGCACTTTGTGCAGGGGGTGGTGATAATTTGTCTGAGCACCAATTTTAAGTTGCCGGTAAACACCAGTTTTTTGCAGTTCAATTCGTTCACACAAACGTTAGATTCAGCTACAAAGAATCTGTTTCACGTTAATTTGGGCTATGGTGTGGCGCTATTCTTCTTTATTTCGGCATTGTTTCATTTTGCTATTGCCACTTTTTACTATCGCACCTACGCTGCCAATTTAGAAAAGGGGATGAATAAAGCGCGCTGGTACGAATATTCAATCTCGGCTGCGCTTATGATTGTGCTAATTGGCATGCTAAGCGGGATATATGATTTATCTAGTTTAATGATGATGTTTGGTTTAACCGCGGTGATGAACTTATGTGGTTTGGTGATGGAAGTTTATAATCAGAAAAAATCAGACGTAGACTGGACTGCTTTTTCGGTGGGTAGTTTAGCGGGATTGTTGCCATGGGTAGCGATTGCTATCTACTTTTGGGGTGCGGGTACGGTTGAAGGTAACGCTATTCCCACGTTTGTTTATTGGATTTTTGTATCCATCTTTATATTCTTCTTTAGCTTTGCTTTGAATATGTATTTGCAGTATCAAAAAGTGGGGCCGTGGAAGAACTATTTATTCGGCGAAGGAATGTATATTTTACTCAGCTTGGTGGCGAAATCGCTACTGGCTTGGCAGATCTTTGCCGGTACTCTAAGGCCGATGTAG
- a CDS encoding glutaredoxin domain-containing protein gives MASKICLYTISGSEHCRLTKALLLDLKVDFEEVNLDKDDDAKEELVKVTGQWSVPALITINADTSDVENIVIGFEPNAIKDAVK, from the coding sequence ATGGCAAGTAAAATCTGTTTATACACCATCTCTGGTAGCGAGCACTGTCGCCTTACCAAGGCGCTATTACTCGATCTCAAGGTTGATTTCGAGGAAGTAAATTTGGATAAAGATGATGACGCAAAGGAAGAGTTGGTAAAAGTGACAGGCCAATGGAGCGTGCCGGCGTTAATTACAATTAATGCGGATACCAGTGATGTAGAAAACATTGTGATCGGATTCGAGCCCAACGCCATCAAAGACGCAGTTAAATAA
- a CDS encoding MBL fold metallo-hydrolase gives MTIQFLGAAGEVTGSSYFIEDGDTRFLIDCGMFQGSDEAIEKNKARWPFEPSSLDFVLLTHAHFDHCGRLPKLYHDGFRGHIYTTAQTAELADLILADAADLMFHEAKTHHDIPLYTLNEVKALNSMYRPVPYKTSTRISDKVSVIFHDAGHILGSAIIEVIINGKHIIFSGDLGNDPVPLMNPPAQPESADVVVVESTYGDRLHEHSDRVAELKKAVLDVVANKGTLLIPAFALERTQELLYHFNDLRETGAIPDIPIFVDSPLAIETTAVFRRYESLFDSDSQKHIQHGDDFFSFPHLKYCTTVEESKSINFVAAPKIIIAGSGMMNGGRISHHLIHYGGIKSTIICIVGFMVQHSLGRRILDGERQIHVMHQDMTLEAEVRQISAFSAHADQAQLLEWISGYKKIGQLYVTHGEETSREVLVGKIKQAHPDLRVEMPELLQSVNIE, from the coding sequence ATGACAATTCAATTTTTGGGGGCAGCGGGTGAGGTAACCGGTTCCAGCTATTTTATTGAGGATGGAGACACTCGCTTTTTGATTGATTGCGGCATGTTTCAAGGGTCAGACGAAGCGATTGAAAAGAACAAGGCGCGCTGGCCGTTTGAACCGTCAAGCTTAGATTTTGTGCTACTTACTCATGCTCATTTTGATCATTGCGGCCGTTTGCCCAAGCTTTATCATGATGGTTTTAGAGGCCATATTTATACCACCGCTCAAACTGCTGAGCTAGCCGATCTAATTTTAGCCGATGCGGCTGATTTGATGTTTCATGAAGCTAAAACACATCATGACATCCCGTTGTACACCTTAAACGAGGTTAAGGCGCTAAACAGTATGTATCGCCCGGTTCCTTACAAAACATCTACTCGTATTTCGGACAAAGTGAGTGTAATTTTTCACGACGCCGGTCACATTTTAGGTTCGGCAATTATTGAAGTGATAATTAACGGAAAACATATTATTTTTTCGGGCGATTTAGGTAACGATCCGGTGCCGCTGATGAATCCACCGGCTCAGCCCGAATCTGCTGATGTTGTGGTGGTAGAGTCCACTTACGGTGATCGTTTGCACGAACACTCAGATCGGGTAGCCGAGCTTAAAAAAGCGGTATTAGATGTGGTTGCTAACAAAGGCACGTTGCTTATACCCGCTTTTGCCTTAGAGCGCACCCAAGAATTGTTATATCATTTTAACGATTTACGTGAGACGGGGGCCATTCCAGACATCCCAATTTTTGTCGACTCGCCATTGGCAATTGAGACTACGGCCGTTTTTCGACGCTACGAGAGCTTATTTGATTCGGACAGCCAGAAACACATTCAGCATGGTGATGATTTCTTTTCGTTCCCACACTTGAAATACTGTACTACGGTAGAGGAATCAAAATCAATTAATTTTGTGGCTGCACCAAAAATTATTATCGCCGGGTCTGGAATGATGAATGGTGGGCGAATATCGCATCATTTAATTCACTACGGCGGCATCAAATCTACCATAATTTGCATTGTTGGTTTTATGGTTCAGCACAGTTTGGGCCGGCGCATTTTGGATGGTGAGCGTCAGATTCATGTAATGCATCAGGATATGACATTAGAGGCAGAAGTACGCCAGATTTCGGCGTTTTCAGCCCATGCTGATCAAGCTCAATTACTGGAATGGATCTCGGGCTATAAAAAAATTGGCCAGTTATATGTTACTCATGGCGAAGAAACAAGTCGTGAAGTGCTGGTGGGTAAGATAAAACAAGCGCACCCCGACTTGCGGGTTGAGATGCCGGAATTATTGCAGTCAGTTAACATTGAATAA
- a CDS encoding NAD(P)/FAD-dependent oxidoreductase codes for MDKLYDLIIVGGGAAGLTAGLFASRRGLSTLILSSDLGGQAGITPDIANYPGLPLTEGAKLMELFAAQAEKTGAKIVYETTASVHKANGLFFVATLTKKYQANSIILAFGKTPNDLEVPGETEFRDQIYHHIPKNHPKYSNVVVVGGGNSAVTFANAVAKNAEKVYLVCRTSELKSEAVLLKELSKRKNIEVIYDASVVAVEGSSNLNSVKILHQDVEKNIPASAVFVAVGYSNKTDWVKQLVAVDKLGQIIIQPDCSTSTEGVFAAGDVTTMPYKQVVISAGEGAKAAIAAHQYLSSKAGKAAPLIDWGKQKSVKRSKK; via the coding sequence ATGGATAAGCTTTATGATCTGATTATTGTCGGAGGAGGAGCGGCGGGGCTAACTGCTGGTCTTTTTGCCTCTCGTCGAGGGCTTTCAACGTTGATTTTATCGTCCGATTTGGGTGGCCAAGCTGGAATTACCCCAGATATTGCAAACTATCCCGGCCTCCCGTTAACGGAGGGGGCAAAATTAATGGAACTTTTTGCCGCGCAAGCAGAAAAAACTGGTGCAAAAATTGTTTACGAAACTACTGCGTCCGTTCACAAAGCCAACGGGTTGTTTTTTGTCGCTACATTGACCAAAAAATATCAGGCTAATAGTATTATTTTGGCGTTTGGAAAAACACCGAATGATTTAGAAGTGCCTGGGGAAACCGAATTTAGAGATCAAATTTATCACCATATTCCGAAAAATCACCCTAAATACTCGAATGTTGTTGTAGTTGGTGGCGGTAATAGCGCGGTAACTTTTGCCAATGCCGTGGCAAAAAATGCCGAAAAAGTATATTTGGTTTGCCGAACTAGCGAACTTAAGAGCGAAGCGGTACTACTTAAAGAGTTATCCAAACGTAAAAACATTGAGGTTATTTATGACGCTTCGGTAGTGGCGGTTGAGGGTTCAAGCAACCTAAATAGCGTCAAGATATTACATCAAGATGTTGAAAAGAATATTCCCGCATCCGCCGTTTTTGTGGCGGTGGGATATAGTAACAAAACCGATTGGGTAAAACAGCTTGTGGCCGTAGATAAATTGGGTCAAATTATTATTCAGCCCGATTGTTCTACCTCAACCGAAGGCGTGTTTGCCGCCGGAGATGTTACCACCATGCCGTACAAACAGGTGGTTATCTCGGCTGGCGAAGGGGCAAAAGCGGCCATTGCGGCTCATCAATATTTATCTTCAAAAGCTGGTAAAGCGGCGCCACTAATTGATTGGGGGAAGCAAAAATCAGTAAAACGATCTAAGAAATAG
- a CDS encoding cation-transporting P-type ATPase — MEGLGVKHRFLIEDKIDQVFDFLRTSSDGLTEYEADKRLQGLKIREAKQNQLFFWLKLFLSQFKSALVFLLFIGAIFSFIVDEKSQGWVILTVVLINAIIGSVQEYRAESALAEFKKLIPQYSRVRRKGGIATIRSKNIVLGDILLISAGDMVPVDARLIKASSLKLNESALTGEFESKIKYAGELKHSNRPIAELDNCVFAGTSVVEGDAEAVVIAVGEQTVIGQVADLVLAAKPPKTPLEKQIDQISRFSAVSGLIIGLVILLLSIYSERSITQTMLLVISSMVAIVPEGLTSAVSVTLAVGSMRLVKKQAIVRRLPIVQTLGSVTVICTDKTGTLTNNQLELSETKMLNQSKQSSEWYNAIIACCNSAVISTKGVIGDQVDVALYQSMNRKVFNLERKRFTEIAQLPFDSVRKRMSVIVEDAERNIWCLTKGAPNGLLSQFNERVQDQIEQTMDEWSEKGKKIIILAMRQISKDEWKKFQPNPENFDAEIENHLHPIALVSLTDAPKTGIDRSIAISKDANVRTIMITGDWSKTAISIGKQIGLYTDDPKIITGSELMHLSVNQLRRMLKNPEPVLFSEIDPRQKQKIVQALQSNYEVVGMTGDGVNDAPALRQADIGIAMGKYGTDIARESAGMVLKDDSYSTIVESIKEGRIIFNNIRKFVFYEFATVAVQILVVIFGLMLGLPPVLLPVQIIILDFMIGLMPSLALGVDGSEPDIMRHHPSRYNQVLIASVTIWRILRNGGVAACGAILSYYVILFQNGWRFNSDMAISHEMATMASSAAFLALALFMISFALHSRSETQTLMQLTKKPNNKLLLAMLGSFVITLLVIYLPFFNQVLNTRPLSIIGWIAPVLSAIVVMIGEDLFKKRQISLGK, encoded by the coding sequence ATGGAGGGGTTGGGTGTTAAGCATCGATTTTTAATCGAAGACAAGATCGATCAGGTCTTTGATTTTTTGCGAACTTCTAGTGACGGCTTGACCGAGTACGAGGCAGATAAACGGCTGCAAGGTCTAAAGATTCGTGAAGCCAAACAAAATCAACTGTTTTTTTGGCTAAAGTTATTTTTAAGCCAGTTTAAAAGTGCGCTCGTATTTCTACTGTTTATTGGCGCGATTTTTTCCTTTATAGTTGACGAAAAGTCGCAAGGGTGGGTAATTTTGACCGTGGTGTTAATAAACGCAATCATCGGTTCGGTTCAAGAATATCGGGCTGAAAGTGCACTGGCCGAATTCAAAAAATTAATACCCCAGTATTCTCGTGTCAGACGCAAGGGTGGCATCGCTACTATTAGATCAAAAAATATTGTTTTGGGTGACATCTTGCTGATTTCCGCTGGCGATATGGTGCCGGTTGATGCCAGACTGATTAAAGCCTCGTCATTAAAATTAAATGAATCCGCACTTACCGGAGAATTTGAATCAAAAATAAAGTATGCCGGAGAGCTTAAACACAGCAACCGTCCTATTGCCGAGCTGGACAACTGTGTGTTTGCCGGCACAAGCGTGGTTGAGGGAGATGCTGAGGCGGTGGTGATTGCCGTTGGAGAGCAAACGGTGATTGGCCAGGTTGCCGATTTAGTACTGGCGGCAAAACCACCTAAAACTCCGTTAGAAAAGCAAATTGATCAAATTAGTCGTTTCTCTGCGGTGTCCGGACTAATTATCGGGTTGGTAATTTTACTGTTAAGCATCTATTCAGAACGTTCAATAACCCAAACGATGTTACTGGTGATTTCGTCAATGGTGGCCATTGTGCCTGAAGGATTGACCTCGGCGGTTTCGGTTACATTGGCAGTGGGTTCAATGCGATTGGTCAAAAAACAAGCCATTGTGCGTAGGTTACCAATAGTGCAAACACTGGGATCGGTAACAGTCATTTGTACCGATAAAACCGGTACCTTAACTAATAACCAACTAGAACTGTCTGAAACCAAGATGTTAAACCAGTCAAAACAGAGCTCAGAATGGTATAACGCCATTATCGCTTGTTGCAATTCGGCGGTTATTTCAACCAAGGGAGTAATTGGCGATCAGGTTGATGTGGCGTTGTATCAATCAATGAACCGCAAGGTGTTTAATCTTGAACGAAAACGATTTACGGAAATTGCACAATTGCCATTTGATTCAGTTCGAAAACGGATGTCGGTTATTGTGGAAGATGCCGAGCGCAATATTTGGTGTTTAACCAAAGGGGCGCCAAACGGTTTACTTAGCCAATTTAACGAACGTGTTCAGGATCAAATAGAACAAACAATGGATGAATGGTCGGAAAAAGGTAAAAAAATCATTATTTTAGCGATGAGGCAGATATCGAAAGATGAGTGGAAAAAATTCCAGCCAAATCCGGAAAATTTTGATGCCGAGATAGAGAATCACTTGCATCCTATTGCACTTGTTAGTTTAACTGATGCCCCAAAAACCGGCATCGACCGTTCAATCGCAATTTCCAAGGATGCAAATGTGCGTACCATTATGATCACCGGTGATTGGTCTAAAACCGCTATCAGTATTGGAAAACAAATTGGTTTGTACACCGATGACCCAAAAATCATCACCGGAAGCGAGCTGATGCATTTGTCTGTGAACCAACTCCGTCGAATGTTAAAGAACCCGGAGCCGGTACTTTTTTCGGAAATTGATCCACGACAGAAACAAAAAATCGTTCAAGCGTTGCAATCTAATTATGAAGTGGTGGGTATGACCGGCGATGGGGTCAACGATGCCCCAGCGTTGCGCCAGGCTGATATTGGTATTGCGATGGGTAAATATGGCACTGACATTGCTAGAGAGTCTGCGGGGATGGTGCTTAAAGACGACTCGTACTCAACTATTGTGGAATCAATTAAAGAAGGCCGGATTATATTTAACAACATTAGAAAGTTCGTGTTTTATGAATTTGCCACCGTTGCGGTGCAAATTCTAGTGGTAATTTTTGGATTAATGCTTGGCTTGCCGCCGGTTTTGTTGCCGGTACAGATTATTATTTTAGATTTTATGATCGGCCTAATGCCATCATTGGCTTTGGGCGTAGACGGTTCAGAACCGGACATAATGAGGCATCATCCCAGCCGATACAATCAAGTCTTAATTGCTTCGGTGACAATTTGGCGGATTTTACGAAATGGTGGCGTAGCTGCTTGTGGTGCAATATTATCATACTATGTCATACTTTTTCAGAACGGGTGGCGCTTTAATAGCGATATGGCAATTAGCCACGAAATGGCTACGATGGCTTCATCAGCCGCCTTTTTGGCACTGGCGCTATTTATGATTTCTTTTGCCTTACATTCACGCAGTGAAACTCAAACTTTAATGCAACTAACAAAAAAGCCAAACAATAAGTTACTGTTGGCGATGTTAGGGTCTTTCGTAATTACTTTGCTGGTTATCTACTTACCATTCTTTAACCAGGTATTAAACACTCGTCCGCTCTCGATTATCGGTTGGATTGCTCCGGTGTTATCTGCAATAGTAGTAATGATAGGCGAGGACTTGTTCAAAAAACGTCAAATTAGTCTCGGAAAATAG
- a CDS encoding phospholipid carrier-dependent glycosyltransferase has protein sequence MKKSYYPFLLLICVTVLVGVVGVIARTYDLHFPNERIFDEVYFPVFANDYLTRTAFFDVHPPFGKWLIAIGMFIFKDNPLGWRIIPAIFGLAIVPLFALISLKQNKSVVSAVIMFALLSVETILISYSRSGLMDGILFFFIFACWLYTLRVTKPKQLIWLAVLLGLTFSIKWMALGVLAPIGYIMWRKKMLWRFILSLTITVVIYQAFVMLGQAIIASSNPWLDGWYWNQHAWNYHLTLTATHPWGSQWWTWPLLTRPVLFYFNEDSGGVTRLITAIGNPLVWWTSGLAVIWSVIYLMWQRFRLKLSIADHVLTPLLIGFFAFWLPWMPIKRVLFNYHYLPAYGMALLILGYWLNIVWHKQPWLCLLIVIILLSSGLYFIPWGTGTGLSHFWLARHVWVNSWLY, from the coding sequence ATGAAGAAGTCATACTATCCGTTTTTGCTACTTATTTGCGTCACCGTTTTGGTGGGAGTGGTGGGGGTAATTGCACGAACTTACGATCTGCATTTCCCAAACGAACGTATCTTTGACGAGGTCTATTTTCCGGTTTTTGCTAACGATTATCTAACCCGCACCGCTTTTTTTGATGTGCATCCCCCATTTGGCAAATGGTTAATTGCCATTGGTATGTTTATTTTCAAAGATAATCCGTTGGGTTGGCGCATTATTCCCGCAATTTTTGGCCTGGCGATTGTTCCATTATTCGCATTAATCAGCCTTAAACAGAATAAAAGTGTCGTTTCCGCTGTGATTATGTTCGCCCTACTTTCCGTGGAAACCATTTTGATCTCCTATTCACGCTCCGGGCTAATGGACGGTATCCTATTTTTCTTCATTTTTGCTTGTTGGCTTTATACTTTACGAGTAACGAAGCCAAAACAACTAATTTGGCTAGCTGTTCTACTTGGATTAACATTTTCCATCAAATGGATGGCGCTTGGTGTTCTTGCGCCCATCGGATACATAATGTGGCGCAAAAAAATGCTGTGGCGATTTATACTGAGCTTAACTATTACGGTTGTGATTTATCAAGCATTCGTGATGCTCGGGCAAGCGATTATTGCCTCCTCAAATCCATGGTTAGACGGTTGGTACTGGAATCAGCACGCCTGGAATTATCATTTAACCTTAACTGCCACGCACCCTTGGGGGTCACAATGGTGGACATGGCCGCTGTTAACCAGACCGGTACTGTTTTACTTTAACGAAGATTCCGGTGGTGTCACTCGGCTAATAACCGCCATTGGCAATCCATTGGTTTGGTGGACTAGCGGATTGGCGGTAATTTGGAGTGTTATTTATTTGATGTGGCAGCGGTTTAGATTAAAATTGTCTATCGCTGACCACGTTTTAACGCCGTTACTAATTGGATTCTTTGCGTTTTGGCTGCCATGGATGCCGATCAAGCGCGTCTTGTTTAACTATCATTACTTACCCGCTTACGGTATGGCACTGCTGATTTTAGGATATTGGTTGAACATTGTTTGGCATAAACAACCATGGTTATGCTTGCTAATCGTGATAATTTTACTTTCTTCCGGACTGTACTTTATTCCATGGGGCACGGGAACCGGGTTGTCGCATTTCTGGCTAGCTCGGCACGTGTGGGTTAATTCTTGGTTGTACTAA